The Thermotoga neapolitana DSM 4359 sequence ATTATGTTGTCAAGAATTGACCTGTTTCTCTTTAAATTCAGAAGGTCGTATGCCTTCCAGATCTCGTTGATGCACATTTCAAGAACATCCTTTACAGCGTTCTTTGCTCTTTCAAAATCTCTGTACTCTTCTACGAGGGGGTTGTACACCCCCTTCTTTTTATCCTTTTCGAAATCATCGAGTGCGTCGACGATGTAGAGCCACTCTCCAAGGTGCACACCAAGATGGTAAAGGATTCTTCTCTGATCTTCTTCTTCAACGGTCGATTCCAGGATCTTTCCGAGTATTCTTCCCTGCTCTTTTGCGAGTTCTTCAAAGTTTGCTTTTTTCCTTTCCAGTGTGTAGAATCTGTCAAAGAGTTTCGATATTTTCGGGTCTTTTTTCAAAAACGATTTGACCAGAAGATAAATCGGATTTTTCGTGTCCAGATAGTTGTCCCTCATTTTCTCGGAAAGAAGGGCTACGAAGATTTCTGCAACACGGTTTATGGATTCAGACTGATAGTATTCCACTTTTTTCAGAGTGAAAAAGCAGAAGTTTCGCTTTCTCTCCACATGTTCACCCTTCAGACTAGAAAGAAGAAGAGAAAGTGAGGCAGCCTCGTAGGTGAGAAGAAGCCGGGGGACTATGGAGTACCTCTTCAGAGCACGGCAGACTCCACAATAATACCTTCTGAACTCTTCGTACTCTCTGACCTTGAGTTCACACTTCAGCGGTTTGATGTATCCAAACATCATCTTCTCTCCCTTACAAGGTGAAGGAGATAATCGAGAATCCTCGTGTAGAGATAATCATAGGCCAGAA is a genomic window containing:
- a CDS encoding DUF5685 family protein, giving the protein MMFGYIKPLKCELKVREYEEFRRYYCGVCRALKRYSIVPRLLLTYEAASLSLLLSSLKGEHVERKRNFCFFTLKKVEYYQSESINRVAEIFVALLSEKMRDNYLDTKNPIYLLVKSFLKKDPKISKLFDRFYTLERKKANFEELAKEQGRILGKILESTVEEEDQRRILYHLGVHLGEWLYIVDALDDFEKDKKKGVYNPLVEEYRDFERAKNAVKDVLEMCINEIWKAYDLLNLKRNRSILDNIMYLGAPAVTERIFMKQRESSPAGKT